One Spinacia oleracea cultivar Varoflay chromosome 4, BTI_SOV_V1, whole genome shotgun sequence DNA segment encodes these proteins:
- the LOC110795717 gene encoding chalcone--flavanone isomerase gives MASSTPVTQVNVEDYAFPATVKAPGSEKSFLLAGAGVRGLEIQGNFVKFTAIGVYLEESGISALAAKWKGKTPAELVESVEFFRDIVTGPFEKFTQVTMILPLTGQQYSEKVTENCVAFWKAIGIYTDDEAKAVEKFLETFKDEKFPPGHSILFTQSPLGSLTIGFCEHAWIPAAGNAVIENKNLSEAVLESIIGKHGVSPQAKESIAVRVSELLNSEKTVEANATLGVENGKTTKVVSEGIHGQKDVEV, from the exons ATGGCTTCATCAACGCCTGTCACCCAAGTGAACGTGGAGGATTATGCTTTCCCGGCGACGGTGAAAGCTCCTGGATCGGAGAAGTCGTTCCTTCTCGCCGGCGCAG GGGTGAGAGGACTAGAGATACAAGGCAATTTTGTAAAGTTCACGGCAATAGGAGTATATTTGGAAGAAAGTGGAATTTCAGCGTTGGCTGCCAAGTGGAAGGGTAAAACCCCTGCTGAATTGGTGGAATCTGTTGAATTTTTCCGTGATATTGTTACAG GTCCTTTTGAGAAATTCACCCAAGTTACCATGATATTACCGTTAACGGGACAACAATATTCAGAGAAGGTGACCGAGAACTGTGTTGCATTCTGGAAGGCCATCGGCATATACACCGACGATGAAGCTAAGGCTGTCGAAAAATTCCTGGAAACCTTCAAGGATGAGAAATTTCCACCCGGACACTCTATTTTGTTTACTCAGTCACCTCTTGGATCATTAACG ATCGGATTTTGTGAGCATGCTTGGATTCCAGCTGCCGGAAATGCTGTAATAGAGAACAAAAACTTGTCGGAAGCAGTTTTAGAATCCATCATAGGGAAACATGGTGTTTCGCCTCAAGCGAAGGAGAGCATCGCTGTTAGAGTTTCCGAGTTATTGAATTCGGAGAAAACCGTAGAAGCAAATGCAACGCTAGGAGTTGAAAATGGGAAGACCACAAAGGTGGTTTCGGAAGGAATTCATGGACAAAAGGACGTTGAAGTATGA
- the LOC110780058 gene encoding histone H2A: MDSAGKGKKGAGGRKGGGPKKKPVTRSVRAGLQFPVGRIGRFLKKGRYAQRVGTGAPVYLAAVLEYLAAEVLELAGNAARDNKKTRIIPRHVLLAVRNDDELGKLLAGVTIAHGGVLPNINPVLLPKKVAEKSPKEPKSPSKATKSPKKA, from the exons ATGGATTCAGCAGGAAAGGGGAAGAAGGGAGCTGGAGGAAGGAAAGGAGGTGGTCCGAAGAAGAAGCCAGTTACAAGGTCGGTAAGAGCTGGATTGCAGTTTCCAGTTGGTAGGATTGGAAGGTTTTTGAAGAAAGGGAGGTATGCTCAACGTGTTGGTACTGGTGCCCCCGTTTACTTGGCTGCTGTTCTTGAGTACCTTGCTGCTGAG GTGTTGGAATTGGCTGGAAATGCTGCAAGGGACAACAAGAAGACCAGAATCATCCCAAGGCATGTTTTACTAGCTGTGAGAAACGATGATGAGCTCGGAAAGCTTCTTGCCGGAGTCACCATTGCACATGGAGGAGTTCTTCCAAACATAAACCCAGTGTTGTTGCCAAAGAAGGTTGCAGAGAAGTCTCCAAAGGAGCCCAAATCTCCTTCTAAGGCTACCAAGTCCCCCAAGAAAGCATAG